A genome region from Setaria italica strain Yugu1 chromosome III, Setaria_italica_v2.0, whole genome shotgun sequence includes the following:
- the LOC101760930 gene encoding protein S-acyltransferase 8 produces MARPQRVYEAWKGNNKFLFGGRLIFGPDAKSLILSVSLIVVPVLVFCAFVARHLRHHFSAYNAGYAIPAVALVFMIYVLVLLLITSAQDPGIVPRAAHPPEEEFSYGNALSGGTPGRLQFPRVKEVMVNGMLVKVKYCDTCMIYRPPRCSHCSICNNCVERFDHHCPWVGQCIGQRNYRYFFMFVSSSTLLCIYVFAMSALYIKFLMDEGYPTVWKAFKHSPASLGLLIYCFIALWFVGGLTGFHLYLISTNQTTYENFRYRSDSRPNIYNQGCLNNFLEVFCSKTKPSKHKFRAYAQEEVRPPTVSFGREVEEEPVGGPRSKVEDDLEIGSDLLKISQRRNYEDVDVEMGGRRSNEMEGMASGKLVIGSESHIPAVGSDVRVRHSSWDRRSGNWDMSSDVLTRSASDVIERSVFATEAAHPSQAETHK; encoded by the exons ATGGCGCGGCCGCAGCGAGTGTACGAGGCTTGGAAAGGGAACAAT AAATTCCTCTTTGGTGGGAGGCTCATATTCGGACCTGACGCCAAGTCCCTGATCCTGTCTGTTTCGCTCATCGTGGTCCCGGTGCTGGTATTCTGCGCGTTTGTTGCTCGGCATCTCCGCCACCATTTCTCGGCGTACAATGCGGGATATGCCATTCCTGCGGTAGCGTTAGTGTTTATGATCTAT GTGCTTGTGCTGCTCTTGATTACTTCAGCCCAGGATCCTGGGATTGTGCCTCGCGCAGCACACCCACCGGAGGAAGAGTTCTCGTATGGGAATGCATTGTCTGGGGGCACGCCTGGGAGGCTGCAGTTCCCCCGTGTAAAGGAAGTAATGGTTAATGGGATGCTTGTGAAAGTGAAGTATTGCGATACCTGCATGATTTACAGGCCCCCTCGGTGTTCACACTGTTCAATATGCAACAATTGCGTGGAGCGCTTTGATCATCATTGCCCCTGGGTTGGACAGTGCATTGGACAG CGCAATTACCGGTACTttttcatgtttgtttcttccTCGACTCTTCTCTGCATTTATGTATTTGCAATGTCAGCCTTGTACATCAAGTTTCTCATGGATGAGGGTTATCCAACAGTATGGAAGGCTTTCAAACACTCTCCAGCTTCTTTGGGGCTTTTGATATATTGTTTCATTGCTCTCTGGTTTGTTGGTGGACTTACTGGATTTCATCTGTACCTCATTAGCACTAACCAG ACCACGTACGAGAATTTTCGATACAGATCAGACAGCAGGCCTAATATCTATAATCAAGGATGCCTGAATAACTTCCTAGAAGTCTTCTGTAGCAAGACAAAACCTTCTAAACACAAGTTCCGAGCCTATGCACAAGAGGAAGTGCGACCTCCAACAGTTAGCTTTGGTAGGGAGGTCGAAGAGGAACCAGTTGGTGGTCCTCGGTCGAAAGTTGAAGATGATCTTGAAATTGGTAGCGATCTTTTGAAGATCTCTCAGCGGCGAAATTATGAGGACGTTGATGTAGAAATGGGAGGTCGTCGCAGCAATGAGATGGAAGGAATGGCCAGTGGGAAACTAGTAATAGGTTCAGAATCACATATTCCTGCAGTTGGGAGTGATGTACGGGTACGACACTCAAGCTGGGATCGGCGAAGTGGGAACTGGGACATGTCATCAGATGTACTTACAAGAAGTGCATCAGATGTAATTGAACGTAGTGTGTTTGCCACCGAGGCTGCACATCCATCTCAAGCAGAAACTCACAAgtga